From Caretta caretta isolate rCarCar2 chromosome 14, rCarCar1.hap1, whole genome shotgun sequence, the proteins below share one genomic window:
- the PPP1R10 gene encoding serine/threonine-protein phosphatase 1 regulatory subunit 10 isoform X2, with product MGSGPIDPHELLKGLDCFLGRDGEVKNTEGVTKIFNFMKDAQKMVSRCIYLNILLQTRAQDILAKFIRVGGYKLLNTWLTSSKASSNVPLLQQILLTLQHLPLTVDHLKQNNTAKLVKQLSKSSEDEELRRLASILVSDWMGVIRSQSSAQPAERDKKKRKEESKSKAPVQEKPQEAKAEAKAEETPEKKREKPKSLRTTAPSHAKFRSTGLELETPSLVPLKKNPNAVVVSEKYNLKPMPIKRQSTSAPSGDNPPVEKKYKPLNTTPNSTKEIKVKIIPAQPMEGLGFLDALNSAPIPGIKIKKKKKVLSPTAAKSSPFEGKPAPEASTAKPSSPEPATASEPMEVDRPGTPVPAVEVPELMETASSEQNSDAKPPESAADSTQLTKKGKKKKTVSWPEESKLREYFYFELDETERVNVNKIKDFGEAAKREMLKDREAFETARRLSHDAMEEKVPWVYPKLIDLPNPLVQPGNGSREKFTQAEREKGILQEIFLSKESVPDSPHEPDPESYEPLPPKLIPLDEGGPNNHKTEELMKQPDYSDKIKHLLGNLQTQPPGPSGVPHGLLGPGPLANGFPPGPKNMQHFPPGGPGPMPGPHGGPGGPNMPPGPGMPGGPRMMGPPPPQRGEFWDPPDGGMRGNPHGGMRGGGPGPGPGPGPFHRGRGGEPPFRGRGGGGRSGGPPNGRGGPPNNGMGGGGGHGGGGHGGGHGGHGGGHGRGHGGHGGGHGGGGHGGGHGGGGHGGGHGGDHGRGHPGDHGRGHGGGHGGDMSSRPVCRHFMLKGSCRYENNCAFYHPGVNGPPLP from the exons ATGGGCTCTGGACCAATTGATCCTCATGAGCTCCTAAAAGGATTAGATTGCTTCTTGGGGAGAGATGGAGAAGTCAAAAATACAGAAGGAGTCACCAAGATTTTCAA cttcatGAAAGACGCCCAGAAAATGGTCAGTCGCTGCATCTACCTGAACATCCTGTTGCAGACCCGGGCGCAAGACATCCTGGCGAA GTTCATCCGGGTTGGGGGTTACAAACTTCTCAACACTTGGCTCACCAGCTCCAAGGCATCCAGCAATGTGCCCCTGCTGCAGCAGATCCTGCTCACGCTACAGCACCTGCCCCTCACTGTGGATCACCTGAAGCAA AACAACACGGCGAAGCTGGTGAAGCAGCTTAGCAAGTCGAGCGAGGACGAAG AGCTCCGCAGACTGGCCTCCATCCTCGTCAGCGACTGGATGGGCGTCATCCGCTCCCAGAGCAGCGCGCAGCCTGCAG agcgagacaAGAAAAAGCGGAAGGAGGAGAGTAAGAGCAAAGCACCTGTCCAGGAGAAGCCTCAGGAGGCCAAGGCAGAAGCCAAGGCTGAGGAGACACcggagaagaagagagagaagccAAAATCGCTACGCACCACAGCACCCAGCCATGCCAAGTTCCGCTCCACTG GGTTGGAATTGGAGACTCCCTCACTGGTTCCTCTAAAGAAGAACCCCAACGCTGTAGTGGTGTCTGAAAAATACAACCTGAAGCCGATGCCAATAAAGAGACAGAG CACGTCCGCCCCCTCTGGAGACAACCCACCAGTAGAGAAGAAATACAAGCCTCTGAACACCACCcccaacagcaccaaggaaatcAAAGTCAAGATCATCCCTGCGCAAC CAATGGAGGGCTTGGGCTTCCTGGAtgcccttaactctgcccccatcccagggatcaagatcaaaaagaaaaagaaagtcttGTCTCCTACTGCAGCCAAG TCGAGCCCGTTTGAAGGGAAGCCAGCCCCAGAAGCGAGCACTGCTAAACCATCCTCGCCAGAACCCGCTACTGCATCCGAGCCGATGGAGGTGGATCGGCCCGGCACTCCTGTGCCGGCAGTAGAGGTCCCAGAGCTGATGGAGACAG CCTCGTCCGAGCAGAACTCTGACGCCAAGCCACCCGAGAGTGCAGCTGACTCCACTCAACTTACCAAGAAGGGCAAGAAGAAGAAGACAGTGAGCTGGCCTGAAGAGAGCAAGCTGCGGGAGTACTTCTACTTCGAGCTGGACGAGACTGAGCGAG TCAACGTGAACAAGATCAAGGACTTTGGCGAGGCAGCCAAGCGGGAGATGCTGAAGGATCGGGAGGCCTTTGAGACGGCACGCCGGCTCAGCCACGACGCCATGGAAGAGAAGGTGCCCTGGGTTTACCCCAAGCTCATCGACCTGCCTAACCCTCTGGTGCAGCCAGGCAATGGCAGCCGCGAGAAGTTCACCCAGGCCGAGAGGGAAAAGGGCATCCTGCAGGAGATCTTCCTGTCCAAGGAGAG CGTTCCAGACAGTCCCCACGAACCCGACCCGGAGTCCTACGAACCCCTGCCGCCCAAACTCATCCCGCTCGACGAG GGCGGGCCCAACAACCACAAGACAGAGGAGCTAATGAAGCAGCCGGATTACTCGGACAAGATCAAACACTTGCTTGGCAACCTCCAGACACAGCCCCCGGGGCCCTCAGGAG TGCCCCACGGGCTGCTGGGCCCAGGGCCCCTCGCCAATGGATTCCCACCTGGACCAAAGAACATGCAGCATTTCCCTCCCGGGGGGCCAGGACCCATGCCTG GTCCCCACGGTGGCCCTGGGGGTCCCAACATGCCCCCAGGTCCTGGCATGCCTGGCGGGCCCAGGATGATGGGCCCTCCACCTCCCCAGCGAGGCGAGTTCTGGGATCCCCCTGATGGCGGCATGCGGGGAAACCCCCACGGGGGTATGCGAGGGGGTGGCCCCGGCCCGGGGCCTGGACCAGGCCCTTTCCACCGGGGACGAGGCGGGGAGCCCCCCTTCCGGGGACGAGGAGGCGGCGGGCGCAGCGGCGGCCCCCCCAATGGCAGAGGCGGGCCCCCTAACAACGGCATGGGTGGAGGAGGCGGCCACGGCGGCGGCGGCCATGGTGGAGGCCACGGAGGCCATGGTGGAGGCCACGGCAGGGGCCACGGCGGCCATGGTGGGGGC
- the PPP1R10 gene encoding serine/threonine-protein phosphatase 1 regulatory subunit 10 isoform X1 produces MGSGPIDPHELLKGLDCFLGRDGEVKNTEGVTKIFNFMKDAQKMVSRCIYLNILLQTRAQDILAKFIRVGGYKLLNTWLTSSKASSNVPLLQQILLTLQHLPLTVDHLKQNNTAKLVKQLSKSSEDEELRRLASILVSDWMGVIRSQSSAQPAERDKKKRKEESKSKAPVQEKPQEAKAEAKAEETPEKKREKPKSLRTTAPSHAKFRSTGLELETPSLVPLKKNPNAVVVSEKYNLKPMPIKRQSTSAPSGDNPPVEKKYKPLNTTPNSTKEIKVKIIPAQPMEGLGFLDALNSAPIPGIKIKKKKKVLSPTAAKSSPFEGKPAPEASTAKPSSPEPATASEPMEVDRPGTPVPAVEVPELMETASSEQNSDAKPPESAADSTQLTKKGKKKKTVSWPEESKLREYFYFELDETERVNVNKIKDFGEAAKREMLKDREAFETARRLSHDAMEEKVPWVYPKLIDLPNPLVQPGNGSREKFTQAEREKGILQEIFLSKESVPDSPHEPDPESYEPLPPKLIPLDEECTMDEAAYQEGLDPAAASQSPDGAGASKLPPVLANLMGSMGAGKSPQGPNPSSSMNVQEILTSIMGGPNNHKTEELMKQPDYSDKIKHLLGNLQTQPPGPSGVPHGLLGPGPLANGFPPGPKNMQHFPPGGPGPMPGPHGGPGGPNMPPGPGMPGGPRMMGPPPPQRGEFWDPPDGGMRGNPHGGMRGGGPGPGPGPGPFHRGRGGEPPFRGRGGGGRSGGPPNGRGGPPNNGMGGGGGHGGGGHGGGHGGHGGGHGRGHGGHGGGHGGGGHGGGHGGGGHGGGHGGDHGRGHPGDHGRGHGGGHGGDMSSRPVCRHFMLKGSCRYENNCAFYHPGVNGPPLP; encoded by the exons ATGGGCTCTGGACCAATTGATCCTCATGAGCTCCTAAAAGGATTAGATTGCTTCTTGGGGAGAGATGGAGAAGTCAAAAATACAGAAGGAGTCACCAAGATTTTCAA cttcatGAAAGACGCCCAGAAAATGGTCAGTCGCTGCATCTACCTGAACATCCTGTTGCAGACCCGGGCGCAAGACATCCTGGCGAA GTTCATCCGGGTTGGGGGTTACAAACTTCTCAACACTTGGCTCACCAGCTCCAAGGCATCCAGCAATGTGCCCCTGCTGCAGCAGATCCTGCTCACGCTACAGCACCTGCCCCTCACTGTGGATCACCTGAAGCAA AACAACACGGCGAAGCTGGTGAAGCAGCTTAGCAAGTCGAGCGAGGACGAAG AGCTCCGCAGACTGGCCTCCATCCTCGTCAGCGACTGGATGGGCGTCATCCGCTCCCAGAGCAGCGCGCAGCCTGCAG agcgagacaAGAAAAAGCGGAAGGAGGAGAGTAAGAGCAAAGCACCTGTCCAGGAGAAGCCTCAGGAGGCCAAGGCAGAAGCCAAGGCTGAGGAGACACcggagaagaagagagagaagccAAAATCGCTACGCACCACAGCACCCAGCCATGCCAAGTTCCGCTCCACTG GGTTGGAATTGGAGACTCCCTCACTGGTTCCTCTAAAGAAGAACCCCAACGCTGTAGTGGTGTCTGAAAAATACAACCTGAAGCCGATGCCAATAAAGAGACAGAG CACGTCCGCCCCCTCTGGAGACAACCCACCAGTAGAGAAGAAATACAAGCCTCTGAACACCACCcccaacagcaccaaggaaatcAAAGTCAAGATCATCCCTGCGCAAC CAATGGAGGGCTTGGGCTTCCTGGAtgcccttaactctgcccccatcccagggatcaagatcaaaaagaaaaagaaagtcttGTCTCCTACTGCAGCCAAG TCGAGCCCGTTTGAAGGGAAGCCAGCCCCAGAAGCGAGCACTGCTAAACCATCCTCGCCAGAACCCGCTACTGCATCCGAGCCGATGGAGGTGGATCGGCCCGGCACTCCTGTGCCGGCAGTAGAGGTCCCAGAGCTGATGGAGACAG CCTCGTCCGAGCAGAACTCTGACGCCAAGCCACCCGAGAGTGCAGCTGACTCCACTCAACTTACCAAGAAGGGCAAGAAGAAGAAGACAGTGAGCTGGCCTGAAGAGAGCAAGCTGCGGGAGTACTTCTACTTCGAGCTGGACGAGACTGAGCGAG TCAACGTGAACAAGATCAAGGACTTTGGCGAGGCAGCCAAGCGGGAGATGCTGAAGGATCGGGAGGCCTTTGAGACGGCACGCCGGCTCAGCCACGACGCCATGGAAGAGAAGGTGCCCTGGGTTTACCCCAAGCTCATCGACCTGCCTAACCCTCTGGTGCAGCCAGGCAATGGCAGCCGCGAGAAGTTCACCCAGGCCGAGAGGGAAAAGGGCATCCTGCAGGAGATCTTCCTGTCCAAGGAGAG CGTTCCAGACAGTCCCCACGAACCCGACCCGGAGTCCTACGAACCCCTGCCGCCCAAACTCATCCCGCTCGACGAG GAATGCACCATGGACGAGGCCGCCTACCAGGAAGGACTCGACCCAGCCGCCGCCTCGCAGTCTCCCGATGGAGCCGGGGCCTCCAAGCTGCCCCCAGTGCTGGCCAACCTGATGGGGAGCATGGGGGCCGGCAAGAGCCCTCAGGGCCCCAACCCCAGCTCCTCCATGAACGTGCAGGAGATCCTCACCTCTATCATG GGCGGGCCCAACAACCACAAGACAGAGGAGCTAATGAAGCAGCCGGATTACTCGGACAAGATCAAACACTTGCTTGGCAACCTCCAGACACAGCCCCCGGGGCCCTCAGGAG TGCCCCACGGGCTGCTGGGCCCAGGGCCCCTCGCCAATGGATTCCCACCTGGACCAAAGAACATGCAGCATTTCCCTCCCGGGGGGCCAGGACCCATGCCTG GTCCCCACGGTGGCCCTGGGGGTCCCAACATGCCCCCAGGTCCTGGCATGCCTGGCGGGCCCAGGATGATGGGCCCTCCACCTCCCCAGCGAGGCGAGTTCTGGGATCCCCCTGATGGCGGCATGCGGGGAAACCCCCACGGGGGTATGCGAGGGGGTGGCCCCGGCCCGGGGCCTGGACCAGGCCCTTTCCACCGGGGACGAGGCGGGGAGCCCCCCTTCCGGGGACGAGGAGGCGGCGGGCGCAGCGGCGGCCCCCCCAATGGCAGAGGCGGGCCCCCTAACAACGGCATGGGTGGAGGAGGCGGCCACGGCGGCGGCGGCCATGGTGGAGGCCACGGAGGCCATGGTGGAGGCCACGGCAGGGGCCACGGCGGCCATGGTGGGGGC